A DNA window from Setaria viridis chromosome 2, Setaria_viridis_v4.0, whole genome shotgun sequence contains the following coding sequences:
- the LOC117844980 gene encoding uncharacterized protein translates to MASRRGSSSCALCEGSNLPSCCTACVNARLVEYHARLRMMRSLRDSLQARIAARLEAKSKVDEQRIWRVSKTQDIMELRDRLTELKGKTAIEKTKVQQSSSDLKAQTASLNLAFVTLKKRRADAVTMHTNAMKVAQMNLMATTSERLKMQSKSVKQLCRLFPMRRVIKEGEKKEDYTGPYDSICGAHLPRGLDPHSVPSEELSAALGYMLHFINIAVRILSAPALHVSGFKGSCSQIWQRSSYWSTRQSQSKVYPLFIPRKNVCTGGEESSLTESGSANFGVDSIDSVKKHSFDSKRSNSFNFSGGSSHSMERHQYLQRGISLLKTSVTAITTYYYNSLGLDVPSNLSTFEAFAKLLHMLSSSKALRAALESNIASRSEKQAQQLNKSIWKASSAISSDSSFMDSIHTAIMPSTLDNLLLNSNESFLYTGKLVKHGGVPDNILDSWDLVEREVLPPPPSDVENVAQWERAMYADGGTKKK, encoded by the exons aTGGCGTCCCGGCGGGGCAGCAGCAGTTGCGCGCTCTGCGAGGGATCCAACCTCCCCTCCTGCTGCACCGCGTGCGTCAACGCAAG GCTGGTCGAGTACCACGCGAGGCTGCGCATGATGAGGAGCCTCCGCGACTCCCTCCAAGCCCGCATCGCCGCGCGCCTCGAGGCCAAG AGCAAAGTGGATGAGCAGAGGATCTGGAGAGTGAGCAAAACTCAGGATATCATGGAGTTGAGGGATCGGCTCACTGAGTTGAAGGGAAAAACTGCAATAG AGAAGACCAAAGTCCAGCAGTCATCGAGTGATCTCAAGGCACAAACGGCATCGCTGAATTTGGCTTTTGTTAcg CTGAAAAAGAGGCGAGCTGACGCAGTGACGATGCACACCAATGCCATGAAAGTCGCACAGATGAATCTC ATGGCAACCACCTCCGAGCGCCTGAAAATGCAATCAAAATCTGTAAAGCAACTTTGCAGACTGTTCCCAATGCGACGA GTTATTAAAgagggagaaaagaaagaagactaCACTGGTCCATATGATTCGATATGCGGGGCTCATCTTCCTCGTGGTCTTGATCCACATTCTGTTCCATCAGAAGAGCTATCAGCTGCTTTGGG GTACATGCTACATTTCATCAATATTGCAGTTCGTATCCTATCTGCACCTGCCCTTCATGTATCAGGCTTTAAG GGTTCATGCTCACAAATTTGGCAGCGAAGTTCTTACTGGAGTACACGACAGTCCCAGAG cAAAGTTTACCCACTTTTCATACCTAGGAAAAATGTATGCACAGGTGGTGAGGAAAGTTCATTGACAGAAAGTGGTTCGGCTAACTTTGGTGTCGACTCTATCGATTCTGTCAAGAAACACTCTTTTGATTCGAAGAGAAGCAATAGCTTCAACTTTTCTGGTGGATCTTCCCACTCCATGGAAAGGCATCAATATTTGCAAAGAGGAATATCACTATTAAAGACAAGTGTTACTGCCATTACTACCTACTATTATAACTCACTGGGCTTGGATGTGCCATCCAATCTTTCTACTTTTGAGGCGTTTGCAAAGTTGCTCCATATGTTATCATCGTCAAAGGCCCTTCGAGCTGCTCTTGAATCGAACATTGCTTCAAG GTCAGAGAAGCAAGCACAGCAGCTAAACAAATCTATTTGGAAGGCAAGCTCGGCCATATCATCTGACAGCAGTTTTATGGACAGCATTCACACAGCCATCATG CCAAGCACTCTGGATAACCTCCTTCTGAACTCAAATGAGAGCTTCTTGTACACCGGTAAGCTGGTGAAGCACGGTGGCGTGCCAGACAACATCTTGGATAGCTGGGATCTGGTGGAGCGTGAGGTCCTACCGCCACCGCCCTCGGACGTTGAAAATGTCGCGCAGTGGGAGAGAGCCATGTATGCTGATGGTGGTACCAAAAAGAAATGA
- the LOC117844981 gene encoding uncharacterized protein, with the protein MNSLRAISSLLHIYSSSTAAGRSARRLGFVPALGGSFRVPSSPGPPAFVLDEVARAAGGARRRASTRAASWDSEKSPYETLELGRDADEETIKTAYRRLAKFYHPDVYDGKGTLEEGETAEARFIKIQAAYELLIDDERRRAYDREHHVNPMKASQAWMEWVMKKRKAFDQRGDMAVAAWAEQQQREMTLRARRLSRSKVDPEEERKLFAKEKKASMEFYSTTLKRHTLVLRKRDIMRKKAEEERNNEISRLLAAEGLELDTDEDEDKTFLG; encoded by the exons atgAACAGCCTCCGAgccatctcctccctcctccacatCTACTCCTCGTCCACCGCCGCGGGACGAAGCGCCAGGCGGCTGGGTTTCGTGCCGGCGCTCGGCGGGAGCTTCCGGGTCCCATCGAGTCCGGGGCCGCCCGCGTTCGTGCTCGACGAGGTCgcgagggcggccggcggggcgcggAGGAGGGCTTCCACGCGCGCGGCGAGCTGGGATTCGGAGAAGTCGCCGTACGAGACGCTTG AGTTGGGCAGGGATGCAGACGAGGAGACCATAAAGACAGCGTACAGAAGATTGGCCAAGTTCTATCACCCTGATG TTTATGATGGCAAGGGAACCCTTGAGGAAGGGGAAACTGCTGAAGCCCGGTTCATCAAAATCCAAGCAGCATATGAGCTGTTGATTGATGATGAAAGGAGAAGAGCATATGATAGAGAGCATCATGTGAATCCAATGAAG GCTTCTCAAGCATGGATGGAGTGGGTAATGAAGAAGCGAAAAGCTTTCGACCAACGTGGTGACATGGCTGTGGCTGCCTGGGCTGAGCAGCAGCAACGCGAAATGACACTACGAGCACGGCGTCTCTCACGCTCAAAG GTTGATCCCGAGGAGGAAAGGAAACTATTTGCCAAGGAGAAGAAGGCATCTATGGAATTCTACAGCACAACTCTAAAGAGACATACCCTCGTCTTGCGGAAGAGGGATATTATGCGCAAGAAGGCGGAGGAAGAGAGGAACAACGAGATCAGTAGACTTCTAGCGGCGGAAGGGCTTGAGCTGGATACagatgaagatgaggacaaAACCTTTTTGGGGTAA
- the LOC117845228 gene encoding uncharacterized protein, translating into MPLFFSKLAPLVPRFRRLSTAAATAAGEDPKLSRIADELLALSPAELDDYAALLRLKLRLSLTSSAAAGGASSAGAGDASAGPEEAAAAVKTAFDVKIEKYEAAAKIKIIKEVRAVTDLGLKEAKELVEKAPVVVRTGLPKEEAEALAAKLKAAGAAVALE; encoded by the coding sequence ATGCCACTCTTCTTCTCCAAATTGGCACCACTGGTCCCCCGCTTCCGCCGCCtttccacggcggcggcgaccgccgccggcgaggacccTAAGCTGTCGCGGATCGCGGACGAGCTCCTCGCCCTCTCCCCAGCCGAACTGGACGACTACGCCGCGCTCCTGCGCCTCAAGCTCCGCCTCTCGCTCACCTCCAGCGCGGCCGCCGGTGGCGCCTCTTcggccggggccggggacgcttccgcgggacccgaggaggccgccgcggcggtgaaGACGGCGTTCGACGTGAAGATCGAGAAGTACGAGGCCGCGGCgaagatcaagatcatcaaggaGGTGCGCGCGGTGACGGACCTGGGTCTGAAGGAGGCGAAGGAGCTGGTGGAGAAGGCGCCCGTCGTGGTTCGCACGGGGTTGCccaaggaggaggccgaggcgctCGCGGCCAAGctcaaggccgccggcgccgccgtagCACTCGAGTGA
- the LOC117842224 gene encoding heavy metal-associated isoprenylated plant protein 23, which produces MGGTLEYLSGLLGGTGGHGHGKMKRRKQLQTVELKVRMDCEGCELKVRSALSSMKGVESVEINRKQQKVTVVGFVEASKVLKKAQSTGKKAEIWPYVPYSLVSQPYVAGTYDKRAPPGYVRSAEPGYVAAGGQQQHVGRPHDHLTDMFNDENPNSCSVM; this is translated from the exons ATGGGGGGCACCTTGGAGTACCTGTCGGGGCTGCTGGGAGGCACcggaggccatggccacggcaagatgaagaggaggaagcagctGCAGACGGTGGAGCTCAAGGTCAGGATGGACTGCGAGGGATGCGAGCTCAAAGTCAGGAGCGCCCTCTCCTCCATGAAAG GGGTCGAGTCGGTGGAGATAAACCGGAAGCAGCAGAAGGTGACGGTGGTCGGGTTCGTGGAGGCGAGCAAGGTGCTGAAGAAAGCGCAGTCGACGGGGAAGAAGGCGGAGATCTGGCCCTACGTGCCTTACAGCCTCGTGAGCCAGCCCTACGTTGCCGGCACCTACGACAAGCGCGCCCCGCCGGGCTACGTCCGCAGCGCCGAGCCCGGCtacgtggccgccggcggccagcagcagcacgtcGGCCGCCCGCACGACCACCTCACCGACATGTTCAACGACGAGAACCCAAACTCCTGCTCGGTCATGTGA
- the LOC117845226 gene encoding uncharacterized protein isoform X1 — protein sequence MLTYPILNNQPIDEWMVAELKDELQRRNLPVSGLKNDLVKRLFEAIQDKILDDGEKTNGGIPPEELKGGETPGSVDASVNQASIKELVDEGASEVMKQGADLVISVTEAYDESILTTSEVTQEAVVGTPEASQRSLDAVARVESSLVDRAATDETNGNGLESASSGDTIVEEANPRSDNHCDTIEQTPEDDTNKKLAIDDIPSDGTGGDIKLGLNMHIKILEMGDVHAPPDDTVLRADPEDADAVVAAEPEDDTSKKMTIDGVLSDANHTTVKLGVNVDCKIEQEKVPALPDAIELNADPKGADVVVAAENMIPKDNFSVNTLMHGNGHGDFKCSNGDTKPFLCREKDQVSEVNPDLDSQTKCVSIFDDNISADKNNDLKGNLNADDCDLELDAKQEMIKPSSTIPSPGDLLEVLDVDKEVHKIGATLQELGSTSNIDLDRDEESPDGSSIEKLNFDSCSGDESMDEDVLESKHIDSNIKSDDLGEKTEFTSEHGLKEVSLLDTAAEDSSAHTKEVVVEEKPPSPAEKRKPEDQEVIANNEPIKRQRLRNVNDVDISEQKAPKLTGTGTPKEVFHYAPSHSFGRPGTTASRDYPKERIVPPAQKPATTSLRIDRFVRPFTLKAVQELIGKTGSVCSFWMDHIKTHCYVTYSSVEEAVATRNAIYNLQWPPNNRNYLVAEFVDPEEVELKLEAPPPSQVPISLSTAIAPQAAPFQQPNANQTLPPQPAAALLPTPAPLAKLPPISGPGPAREMLLPPPPRNLEPPRTLDDLFKKTQAHPRIYYMPLSE from the exons ATGTTGACATATCCTATTTTGAACAACCAGCCAATTGATGAGTGGATGGTTGCTGAGTTGAAGGATGAGCTTCAGCGAAGGAATCTACCTGTCAGTGGTTTGAAGAATGATCTTGTGAAGAGGCTCTTTGAGGCCATCCAGGATAAGATACTTGATGATGGGGAAAAAACAAATGGTGGAATTCCTCCTGAGGAGCTGAAAGGGGGTGAAACCCCTGGTTCTGTTGATGCATCTGTTAACCAGGCTTCAATCAAAGAACTTGTTGATGAAGGTGCTTCAGAGGTTATGAAACAGGGGGCAGATCTTGTTATCTCTGTTACAGAAGCTTATGATGAAAGTATATTAACTACTTCAGAAGTTACTCAGGAGGCTGTGGTTGGTACTCCAGAAGCTAGTCAGAGAAGTTTGGATGCTGTTGCAAGAGTTGAGTCTTCTCTAGTTGATAGAGCAGCAACTGATGAAACCAATGGAAATGGCCTAGAATCAGCTTCAAGTGGCGACACTATAGTGGAGGAAGCAAATCCACGTTCTGATAATCACTGTGATACCATCGAGCAGACCCCAGAAGATGACACCAACAAGAAACTGGCTATTGATGATATACCTTCTGATGGTACTGGTGGTGACATCAAGTTAGGCCTTAATATGCACATCAAAATTCTAGAAATGGGAGATGTACATGCACCTCCTGATGATACCGTATTGCGTGCTGATCCTGAGGATGCTGATGCTGTTGTGGCTGCTGAACCAGAAGATGACACAAGCAAGAAAATGACCATTGATGGTGTATTGTCTGATGCTAACCATACTACTGTCAAGCTAGGTGTCAATGTAGACTGCAAAATTGAACAGGAAAAAGTACCAGCACTGCCTGATGCTATTGAATTGAATGCTGATCCTAAGGGTGCTGATGTTGTTGTGGCAGCAGAGAACATGATTCCTAAAGATAATTTCAGTGTGAATACTTTGATGCATGGCAATGGCCACGGAGACTTTAAGTGCTCTAATGGGGACACCAAGCCCTTCCTGTGCAGAGAAAAAGACCAGGTATCTGAGGTCAACCCAGATCTAGATTCTCAAACTAAGTGTGTATCAATTTTCGATGATAATATATCTGCTGACAAAAATAATGATCTAAAGGGTAACCTGAATGCTGATGATTGTGATTTAGAACTAGACGCAAAGCAGGAGATGATCAAACCATCATCCACCATTCCCTCCCCAGGTGATCTTTTGGAAGTGTTGGATGTCGACAAAGAGGTGCATAAGATTGGTGCCACTTTGCAAGAGTTAGGCTCCACAAGTAATATAGACTTGGACAGAGATGAGGAGAGTCCTGATGGTAGTTCTATTGAGAAACTGAATTTTGATAGTTGTTCAGGTGATGAATCAATGGATGAGGATGTGTTGGAAAGTAAGCATATTGATTCCAATATCAAATCTGATGATCTTGGAGAGAAGACAGAGTTTACCTCAGAGCATGGGTTGAAAGAGGTGTCTCTCCTTGATACTGCTGCTGAGGATTCCTCTGCACACACAAAGGAAGTTGTAGTTGAAGAGAAGCCACCAAGTCCAGCTGAAAAGAGGAAACCTGAAG ATCAAGAGGTCATTGCAAATAATGAGCCAATCAAACGGCAGCGCCTACGGAACGTGAATGATGTCGATATTTCTGAACAAAAAGCACCCAAATTAACTGGCACCGGTACTCCGAAGGAAGTCTTTCATTATGCTCCGAGCCATTCTTTTGGCAGGCCTGGCACAACAGCAAGCAGAGATTATCCAAAGGAGCGAATAG TACCACCTGCTCAAAAACCAGCAACAACTTCCTTAAGAATTGATCGATTTGTGCGCCCATTTACTCTGAAAGCTGTGCAAGAACTTATTGGTAAAACTGGATCTGTTTGTAGCTTTTGGATGGATCATATCAAGACCCACTGCTATGTTACT TACTCTTCAGTGGAGGAAGCAGTGGCTACGAGGAATGCTATCTACAACCTCCAGTGGCCCCCAAACAACCGCAACTATCTGGTCGCTGAATTTGTCGATCCAGAAGAGGTGGAGCTCAAACTTGAAGCCCCTCCCCCATCTCAAGTGCCTATCAGCTTGAGCACAGCTATAGCACCACAGGCAGCACCCTTCCAACAACCCAATGCTAACCAAACCCTACCTCCCCAACCTGCTGCTGCTCTGTTGCCAACTCCAGCACCTCTTGCCAAGCTGCCGCCTATCTCTGGCCCTGGACCAGCAAGAGAGATGCTTCTTCCCCCTCCTCCAAGGAACCTGGAACCTCCCCGGACACTGGATGATCTCTTCAAGAAGACACAGGCGCATCCAAGGATTTACTATATGCCCTTGTCCGAATAG
- the LOC117845226 gene encoding uncharacterized protein isoform X3 — protein MLTYPILNNQPIDEWMVAELKDELQRRNLPVSGLKNDLVKRLFEAIQDKILDDGEKTNGGIPPEELKGGETPGSVDASVNQASIKELVDEGASEVMKQGADLVISVTEAYDESILTTSEVTQEAVVGTPEASQRSLDAVARVESSLVDRAATDETNGNGLESASSGDTIVEEANPRSDNHCDTIEQTPEDDTNKKLAIDDIPSDGTGGDIKLGLNMHIKILEMGDVHAPPDDTVLRADPEDADAVVAAEPEDDTSKKMTIDGVLSDANHTTVKLGVNVDCKIEQEKVPALPDAIELNADPKGADVVVAAENMIPKDNFSVNTLMHGNGHGDFKCSNGDTKPFLCREKDQVSEVNPDLDSQTKCVSIFDDNISADKNNDLKGNLNADDCDLELDAKQEMIKPSSTIPSPGDLLEVLDVDKEVHKIGATLQELGSTSNIDLDRDEESPDGSSIEKLNFDSCSGDESMDEDVLESKHIDSNIKSDDLGEKTEFTSEHGLKEVSLLDTAAEDSSAHTKEVVVEEKPPSPAEKRKPEDQEVIANNEPIKRQRLRNVNDVDISEQKAPKLTGTGTPKEVFHYAPSHSFGRPGTTASRDYPKERIVPPAQKPATTSLRIDRFVRPFTLKAVQELIGKTGSVCSFWMDHIKTHCYVTVKLTLSYNKDGTLQWRKQWLRGMLSTTSSGPQTTATIWSLNLSIQKRWSSNLKPLPHLKCLSA, from the exons ATGTTGACATATCCTATTTTGAACAACCAGCCAATTGATGAGTGGATGGTTGCTGAGTTGAAGGATGAGCTTCAGCGAAGGAATCTACCTGTCAGTGGTTTGAAGAATGATCTTGTGAAGAGGCTCTTTGAGGCCATCCAGGATAAGATACTTGATGATGGGGAAAAAACAAATGGTGGAATTCCTCCTGAGGAGCTGAAAGGGGGTGAAACCCCTGGTTCTGTTGATGCATCTGTTAACCAGGCTTCAATCAAAGAACTTGTTGATGAAGGTGCTTCAGAGGTTATGAAACAGGGGGCAGATCTTGTTATCTCTGTTACAGAAGCTTATGATGAAAGTATATTAACTACTTCAGAAGTTACTCAGGAGGCTGTGGTTGGTACTCCAGAAGCTAGTCAGAGAAGTTTGGATGCTGTTGCAAGAGTTGAGTCTTCTCTAGTTGATAGAGCAGCAACTGATGAAACCAATGGAAATGGCCTAGAATCAGCTTCAAGTGGCGACACTATAGTGGAGGAAGCAAATCCACGTTCTGATAATCACTGTGATACCATCGAGCAGACCCCAGAAGATGACACCAACAAGAAACTGGCTATTGATGATATACCTTCTGATGGTACTGGTGGTGACATCAAGTTAGGCCTTAATATGCACATCAAAATTCTAGAAATGGGAGATGTACATGCACCTCCTGATGATACCGTATTGCGTGCTGATCCTGAGGATGCTGATGCTGTTGTGGCTGCTGAACCAGAAGATGACACAAGCAAGAAAATGACCATTGATGGTGTATTGTCTGATGCTAACCATACTACTGTCAAGCTAGGTGTCAATGTAGACTGCAAAATTGAACAGGAAAAAGTACCAGCACTGCCTGATGCTATTGAATTGAATGCTGATCCTAAGGGTGCTGATGTTGTTGTGGCAGCAGAGAACATGATTCCTAAAGATAATTTCAGTGTGAATACTTTGATGCATGGCAATGGCCACGGAGACTTTAAGTGCTCTAATGGGGACACCAAGCCCTTCCTGTGCAGAGAAAAAGACCAGGTATCTGAGGTCAACCCAGATCTAGATTCTCAAACTAAGTGTGTATCAATTTTCGATGATAATATATCTGCTGACAAAAATAATGATCTAAAGGGTAACCTGAATGCTGATGATTGTGATTTAGAACTAGACGCAAAGCAGGAGATGATCAAACCATCATCCACCATTCCCTCCCCAGGTGATCTTTTGGAAGTGTTGGATGTCGACAAAGAGGTGCATAAGATTGGTGCCACTTTGCAAGAGTTAGGCTCCACAAGTAATATAGACTTGGACAGAGATGAGGAGAGTCCTGATGGTAGTTCTATTGAGAAACTGAATTTTGATAGTTGTTCAGGTGATGAATCAATGGATGAGGATGTGTTGGAAAGTAAGCATATTGATTCCAATATCAAATCTGATGATCTTGGAGAGAAGACAGAGTTTACCTCAGAGCATGGGTTGAAAGAGGTGTCTCTCCTTGATACTGCTGCTGAGGATTCCTCTGCACACACAAAGGAAGTTGTAGTTGAAGAGAAGCCACCAAGTCCAGCTGAAAAGAGGAAACCTGAAG ATCAAGAGGTCATTGCAAATAATGAGCCAATCAAACGGCAGCGCCTACGGAACGTGAATGATGTCGATATTTCTGAACAAAAAGCACCCAAATTAACTGGCACCGGTACTCCGAAGGAAGTCTTTCATTATGCTCCGAGCCATTCTTTTGGCAGGCCTGGCACAACAGCAAGCAGAGATTATCCAAAGGAGCGAATAG TACCACCTGCTCAAAAACCAGCAACAACTTCCTTAAGAATTGATCGATTTGTGCGCCCATTTACTCTGAAAGCTGTGCAAGAACTTATTGGTAAAACTGGATCTGTTTGTAGCTTTTGGATGGATCATATCAAGACCCACTGCTATGTTACT GTAAAGCTAACACTTTCATACAACAAAGATGG TACTCTTCAGTGGAGGAAGCAGTGGCTACGAGGAATGCTATCTACAACCTCCAGTGGCCCCCAAACAACCGCAACTATCTGGTCGCTGAATTTGTCGATCCAGAAGAGGTGGAGCTCAAACTTGAAGCCCCTCCCCCATCTCAAGTGCCTATCAGCTTGA
- the LOC117845226 gene encoding uncharacterized protein isoform X2: MVAELKDELQRRNLPVSGLKNDLVKRLFEAIQDKILDDGEKTNGGIPPEELKGGETPGSVDASVNQASIKELVDEGASEVMKQGADLVISVTEAYDESILTTSEVTQEAVVGTPEASQRSLDAVARVESSLVDRAATDETNGNGLESASSGDTIVEEANPRSDNHCDTIEQTPEDDTNKKLAIDDIPSDGTGGDIKLGLNMHIKILEMGDVHAPPDDTVLRADPEDADAVVAAEPEDDTSKKMTIDGVLSDANHTTVKLGVNVDCKIEQEKVPALPDAIELNADPKGADVVVAAENMIPKDNFSVNTLMHGNGHGDFKCSNGDTKPFLCREKDQVSEVNPDLDSQTKCVSIFDDNISADKNNDLKGNLNADDCDLELDAKQEMIKPSSTIPSPGDLLEVLDVDKEVHKIGATLQELGSTSNIDLDRDEESPDGSSIEKLNFDSCSGDESMDEDVLESKHIDSNIKSDDLGEKTEFTSEHGLKEVSLLDTAAEDSSAHTKEVVVEEKPPSPAEKRKPEDQEVIANNEPIKRQRLRNVNDVDISEQKAPKLTGTGTPKEVFHYAPSHSFGRPGTTASRDYPKERIVPPAQKPATTSLRIDRFVRPFTLKAVQELIGKTGSVCSFWMDHIKTHCYVTYSSVEEAVATRNAIYNLQWPPNNRNYLVAEFVDPEEVELKLEAPPPSQVPISLSTAIAPQAAPFQQPNANQTLPPQPAAALLPTPAPLAKLPPISGPGPAREMLLPPPPRNLEPPRTLDDLFKKTQAHPRIYYMPLSE; the protein is encoded by the exons ATGGTTGCTGAGTTGAAGGATGAGCTTCAGCGAAGGAATCTACCTGTCAGTGGTTTGAAGAATGATCTTGTGAAGAGGCTCTTTGAGGCCATCCAGGATAAGATACTTGATGATGGGGAAAAAACAAATGGTGGAATTCCTCCTGAGGAGCTGAAAGGGGGTGAAACCCCTGGTTCTGTTGATGCATCTGTTAACCAGGCTTCAATCAAAGAACTTGTTGATGAAGGTGCTTCAGAGGTTATGAAACAGGGGGCAGATCTTGTTATCTCTGTTACAGAAGCTTATGATGAAAGTATATTAACTACTTCAGAAGTTACTCAGGAGGCTGTGGTTGGTACTCCAGAAGCTAGTCAGAGAAGTTTGGATGCTGTTGCAAGAGTTGAGTCTTCTCTAGTTGATAGAGCAGCAACTGATGAAACCAATGGAAATGGCCTAGAATCAGCTTCAAGTGGCGACACTATAGTGGAGGAAGCAAATCCACGTTCTGATAATCACTGTGATACCATCGAGCAGACCCCAGAAGATGACACCAACAAGAAACTGGCTATTGATGATATACCTTCTGATGGTACTGGTGGTGACATCAAGTTAGGCCTTAATATGCACATCAAAATTCTAGAAATGGGAGATGTACATGCACCTCCTGATGATACCGTATTGCGTGCTGATCCTGAGGATGCTGATGCTGTTGTGGCTGCTGAACCAGAAGATGACACAAGCAAGAAAATGACCATTGATGGTGTATTGTCTGATGCTAACCATACTACTGTCAAGCTAGGTGTCAATGTAGACTGCAAAATTGAACAGGAAAAAGTACCAGCACTGCCTGATGCTATTGAATTGAATGCTGATCCTAAGGGTGCTGATGTTGTTGTGGCAGCAGAGAACATGATTCCTAAAGATAATTTCAGTGTGAATACTTTGATGCATGGCAATGGCCACGGAGACTTTAAGTGCTCTAATGGGGACACCAAGCCCTTCCTGTGCAGAGAAAAAGACCAGGTATCTGAGGTCAACCCAGATCTAGATTCTCAAACTAAGTGTGTATCAATTTTCGATGATAATATATCTGCTGACAAAAATAATGATCTAAAGGGTAACCTGAATGCTGATGATTGTGATTTAGAACTAGACGCAAAGCAGGAGATGATCAAACCATCATCCACCATTCCCTCCCCAGGTGATCTTTTGGAAGTGTTGGATGTCGACAAAGAGGTGCATAAGATTGGTGCCACTTTGCAAGAGTTAGGCTCCACAAGTAATATAGACTTGGACAGAGATGAGGAGAGTCCTGATGGTAGTTCTATTGAGAAACTGAATTTTGATAGTTGTTCAGGTGATGAATCAATGGATGAGGATGTGTTGGAAAGTAAGCATATTGATTCCAATATCAAATCTGATGATCTTGGAGAGAAGACAGAGTTTACCTCAGAGCATGGGTTGAAAGAGGTGTCTCTCCTTGATACTGCTGCTGAGGATTCCTCTGCACACACAAAGGAAGTTGTAGTTGAAGAGAAGCCACCAAGTCCAGCTGAAAAGAGGAAACCTGAAG ATCAAGAGGTCATTGCAAATAATGAGCCAATCAAACGGCAGCGCCTACGGAACGTGAATGATGTCGATATTTCTGAACAAAAAGCACCCAAATTAACTGGCACCGGTACTCCGAAGGAAGTCTTTCATTATGCTCCGAGCCATTCTTTTGGCAGGCCTGGCACAACAGCAAGCAGAGATTATCCAAAGGAGCGAATAG TACCACCTGCTCAAAAACCAGCAACAACTTCCTTAAGAATTGATCGATTTGTGCGCCCATTTACTCTGAAAGCTGTGCAAGAACTTATTGGTAAAACTGGATCTGTTTGTAGCTTTTGGATGGATCATATCAAGACCCACTGCTATGTTACT TACTCTTCAGTGGAGGAAGCAGTGGCTACGAGGAATGCTATCTACAACCTCCAGTGGCCCCCAAACAACCGCAACTATCTGGTCGCTGAATTTGTCGATCCAGAAGAGGTGGAGCTCAAACTTGAAGCCCCTCCCCCATCTCAAGTGCCTATCAGCTTGAGCACAGCTATAGCACCACAGGCAGCACCCTTCCAACAACCCAATGCTAACCAAACCCTACCTCCCCAACCTGCTGCTGCTCTGTTGCCAACTCCAGCACCTCTTGCCAAGCTGCCGCCTATCTCTGGCCCTGGACCAGCAAGAGAGATGCTTCTTCCCCCTCCTCCAAGGAACCTGGAACCTCCCCGGACACTGGATGATCTCTTCAAGAAGACACAGGCGCATCCAAGGATTTACTATATGCCCTTGTCCGAATAG